In the genome of Lacerta agilis isolate rLacAgi1 chromosome 2, rLacAgi1.pri, whole genome shotgun sequence, one region contains:
- the LOC117042456 gene encoding zinc finger protein 391-like, with product MLENEGNVASLALPLPKTSLDNSAEQAEEPRPPQCQIADGTGAAISDTSSGNSRRKHFCPECGRCFALRLALAIHQRIHTREKIQESSECGECLGQSLELANHPGTSKSSEYRKVLAHQPIVLIQRNIHAGGDNSYRCLECGEGFSQLSDFVKHERGHRGEKPRKYGESRNRFPKRSQLNGHNKIHTGEKPHECRVCGLCFSFRSQLVTHQRTHTGEKPYKCPECGKSFAQKYGTSILSYLNFHSQIILRFTWK from the exons ATGCTGGAGAATGAGGGGAACGTGGCCTCACTGG CACTGCCACTTCCCAAGACTAGCCTTGACAACAGCGCAGAGCAAGCGGAAGAGCCCAGGCCGCCACAGTGTCAGATCGCAGACGGAACAGGGGCTGCCATTTCGGACACCAGCTCAG GAAACTCGAGGAGGAAACACTTCTGCCCAGAGTGTGGCCGATGCTTTGCCTTAAGATTGGCTCTTGCTatacaccagagaatccacacaagGGAGAAGATCCAGGAAAGCTCTGAGTGCGGGGAATGTTTGGGTCAGAGTTTGGAGCTTGCAAACCATCCAGGAACCTCCAAGTCTTCGGAGTACAGGAAGGTTCTTGCTCATCAGCCCATTGTTCTGATCCAAAGGAACATCCATGCAGGAGGAGATAACTCATATCGCTGCTTGGAGTGTGGGGAAGGTTTCTCCCAACTCTCAGATTTTGTGAAACATGAAAGAGGCCACAGAGGAGAGAAACCCCGTAAATATGGCGAGAGTAGGAACAGGTTCCCCAAGAGATCACAGCTTAATGGACACAataaaatccacacaggagagaagccccaCGAATGCAGAGTGTGTgggttatgtttttcttttaggTCACAACTTGTTACCCATCAGCGAACCCACACCGGAGAAAAGCCCTATAAGTGCCCGGAGTGTGGAAAATCATTTGCTCAAAAG TATGGTACCTCCATCCTCAGTTATCTGAATTTCCACTCCCAAATAATTCTTCGCTTCACCTGGAAGTGA
- the LOC117042660 gene encoding zinc finger protein 345-like isoform X2 yields MLENEGNVASLALPLPKTSLVPSAEQVEEPRPPQYQISDETGAAISDTSSGNLRRKHFCPECGQCFAFRLALATHQRIHTGEKMQENSESEECLGQSLEIASHSKTPKSSEFGKVLAHQPIVLIQRNIHAGGDNSYRCLECGEGFSQLSDFVIHEAGHTREKPHKNGQSRNGFPERSQIRGHRKVHTGEKPHKCRVCGLCFSVRSKLVTHQRTHTGEKPYQCPECGKSFADKSVLVVHQRLHTGERPHKCLECGKCFPSKKSHKRHQKIHTGEKPYECRECGKCFHGKGDLLRHQAVHTGERPHKCGECGKSFSVPAQLAIHQRIHTGEKPYKCMECGKCFYQKQQLKMHEKIHSGEKPYKCPECGKSFAHKSGLVVHQRLHTGEKPYECWECGKCFPQNAQLWSHRLVHTGEKRYKCLECGKTFTCSSHLKIHQRTHTGERPHNCLECGKCFPSKGSLRRHQRIHTGEKPYECRECGKCFHEKAELLTHQTVHTGERPRKCAECGKSFISKSHLAIHQRIHTGEKPYKCMECGKCFSQKQHLQVHEKIHTGEKPYKCMECGKCFSHKSHLHVHQRIHTGVRPYECGECGKCFSVSSALTSHRRVHTGEKPHKCLDCGMSFTIAQSLRGHQRTHTGEKPYKCLECGECFSRKDTLVVHQRTHTGEKPYKCLECGKSFSQKLCLVTHQRIHTGEKPYKCLECGKCFFQSAHLHRHQKVHTGGKLPNV; encoded by the exons ATGCTGGAGAATGAGGGGAACGTGGCCTCTCTGG CACTACCGCTTCCCAAGACTAGCCTTGTCCCAAGTGCAGAGCAAGTGGAAGAGCCCAGGCCACCACAATATCAGATCTCAGATGAAACAGGGGCTGCCATTTCGGACACCAGCTCAG GTAACTTGAGGAGGAAACACTTTTGCCCAGAGTGTGGCCAATGCTTTGCCTTCAGATTGGCTCTTGCTacacaccagagaatccacacaggggagaagatGCAGGAAAACTCTGAGAGCGAAGAATGTTTAGGTCAGAGTTTGGAGATTGCGAGCCATTCGAAAACCCCTAAGTCTTCGGAGTTCGGGAAGGTTCTTGCTCATCAGCCCATCGTTCTGATCCAAAGGAACATCCATGCAGGAGGAGATAACTCATATCGCTGCTTGGAGTGTGGGGAAGGTTTCTCCCAACTCTCAGATTTTGTGATACATGAAGCAGGCCACACGAGAGAGAAGCCCCACAAAAATGGCCAGAGTAGGAACGGGTTCCCCGAGAGATCACAAATTCGTGGGCACCGTAAagtccacacaggagagaagccccaCAAATGCAGGGTGTGTGGGTTATGTTTTTCTGTTAGGTCTAAACTTGTTACCCATCAGCGAACCCACACTGGAGAAAAACCCTATCAATGCCCGGAGTGTGGGAAATCATTTGCTGACAAGTCAGTCCTTGTTGTCCATCAGAGACTCCACACAGGAGAAAGGCCCCATAAGTGCCTGGAGTGTGGAAAAtgtttcccctcaaaaaaaagtCACAAGCGACACCAGaaaatccacacaggagagaagccctaTGAATGTAGAGAGTGTGGGAAATGTTTTCATGGGAAAGGTGACCTTCTGAGACATCAGGCTGTTCACACTGGAGAAAGGCCTCATAAATGTGGAGAGTGTGGAAAAAGTTTTAGTGTACCAGCTCAACTTGCAATCCACCAGAGAATCCATACGGGAGAGAAACCCtacaaatgcatggaatgtgggaaaTGTTTTTACCAGAAACAACAGCTCAAGATGCATGAAAAAATCCACAgtggggagaagccctacaaatgCCCGGAGTGTGGGAAATCATTTGCTCACAAGTCAGGCCTTGTGGTCCATCAGAGgctccacacaggagagaagccctaTGAATGCTGGGAGTGTGGGAAATGTTTTCCTCAAAACGCACAGCTTTGGAGCCATCGTTTggttcacacaggggagaaacggtataaatgcttggaatgtggaaaaacgTTTACTTGCAGTTCCCACCTTAAAATccatcagagaacccacacaggagaAAGGCCCCATAACTGCCTGGAGTGTGGAAAATGTTTCCCCTCAAAAGGAAGTCTCAGGcgacaccagagaatccacacaggagagaagccctaTGAATGTAGAGAGTGTGGGAAATGTTTTCATGAGAAAGCTGAGCTTCTGACCCATCAGACTGTTCACACCGGGGAGAGGCCCCGTAAATGTgcagagtgtgggaaaagctttatTTCAAAATCACATCTTGCAATCCACCAGAGAATCCATACGGGAGAGAAACCCtacaaatgcatggaatgtggaaaatgCTTTTCCCAGAAACAACACCTCCAGGTGCATGAAAaaatccacactggggagaaaccctacaagtgcatggagtgtggaaaatgtTTTAGCCACAAATCACACCTTCATgtacaccagagaatccacacaggagtGCGGCCATATGAATGTGGAGagtgtgggaaatgtttttctGTTTCATCAGCCCTTACTAGTCATAGGAGAGTCCACACAGGAGAAAAGCCACATAAATGTTTAGACTGTGGAATGTCATTTACTATAGCACAAAGCCTTAGGGGGcaccagagaacccacacaggagagaaaccctataaatgcttggagtgtggagaaTGTTTTTCAAGGAAAGACACCCTTGTGGTccatcagagaacccacacaggagagaaaccctataaatgcttggagtgtgggaaaTCATTTTCTCAGAAGTTATGCCTTGTGACCCATCAGAggatccacacaggagagaaaccttacaagtgcttggagtgtgggaaatgtttttttcaGTCAGCACATCTTCACAGACACCAGAAAGTCCACACAGGAGGAAAGCTTCCCAATGTGTAG
- the LOC117042692 gene encoding zinc finger protein 260-like yields the protein MQENSESEECLGQSLELANHPGTPKSLEFRKVLAHQPIVLIQRNIHAGGDNSYRCLECGEGFSQLSFFVKHERGHRGEKPHTYGENRNGFPERSRLREHRKIHTGESRECLGQSLEIASHSETPKSLEFGNVLAHQPIVLIHRNVHVGGDNSYRCLECGEVFSQLSDFVKHERGHMGEKPRKYGESRNRFPERSQFREHRKVHTGEKPHKCSVCGLCFSIRSKLVTHQRTHTGEKPYNCPECGKSFALKSVLVIHQRLHTGEKPYECWECGKCFTQNSQLWKHRLVHTGEKRYKCLECGRKFTCRFDLAIHQRTHTGERPHKCLVCGKCFPSKRNLKRHQRIHTGEKPYECRECWKCFYERAELLRHQTVHTGERPHKCAECGKSFFSASELVIHQRTHTGEKPFECVECGRCFSQKQHLSRHQKVHTGEKPYKCMECGKCFAGLSDLRVHDRIHTGVRPYECEQCGKCFSTSSHLIIHKRIHTGEKPYKCLDCGMSFNIAKTLKGHQRIHTGEKPHKCLECGKCFSRNDSLVTHQRTHTGEKPYKCLECEKSFSQKSSLVIHQRTHTGEKPHKCLECGKCFSQSAHLRSHQKVHTGGDLPNV from the coding sequence atGCAGGAAAACTCTGAGAGTGAAGAATGTTTGGGTCAGAGTTTGGAGCTTGCAAACCATCCAGGAACCCCCAAGTCTTTGGAGTTCAGGAAGGTTCTTGCTCATCAGCCCATCGTTCTGATCCAAAGGAACATCCATGCAGGAGGAGATAACTCATATCGCTGCTTGGAGTGTGGGGAAGGTTTCTCCCAACTCTCATTTTTTGTGAAACATGAAAGAGGCCACAGAGGAGAGAAACCCCACACATATGGTGAGAATAGGAACGGGTTCCCCGAGAGATCACGGCTTCGTGAACACCGTaaaatccacacaggagagagcAGAGAATGTTTAGGTCAGAGTTTGGAGATTGCAAGCCATTCAGAAACCCCTAAGTCTTTGGAGTTCGGGAACGTTCTTGCTCATCAGCCAATTGTTCTGATCCACCGGAACGTCCATGTAGGAGGAGATAACTCATATCGCTGCTTGGAGTGTGGGGAGGTTTTCTCCCAACTCTCAGATTTTGTGAAACATGAAAGAGGCCACATGGGAGAGAAACCCCGCAAATATGGCGAGAGTAGGAACAGGTTCCCCGAGAGATCTCAGTTCCGTGAACACCGTAAagtccacacaggagagaagccccaCAAATGCAGTGTTTGTGGGTTATGCTTTTCTATTAGGTCAAAACTTGTTACCCATCAGCGAACCCACACCGGAGAAAAGCCCTATAATTGCCCAGAGTGTGGAAAATCATTTGCTCTAAAGTCAGTGCTTGTGATCCATCAGAGgctccacacaggagagaagccctaTGAATGCTGGGAGTGTGGGAAATGTTTCACTCAAAACTCACAGCTCTGGAAACATCGTTTggttcacacaggggagaaacgttataagtgcttggaatgtggaagaaAGTTTACTTGCCGATTCGACCTTGCAATccatcagagaacccacacaggagaAAGGCCCCATAAGTGTCTGGTGTGTGGAAAATGTTTCCCCTCAAAAAGAAATCTCAAGcgacaccagagaatccacacaggagagaaaccctatgaATGTAGAGAGTGTTGGAAATGTTTTTATGAGAGAGCTGAGCTTCTGAGGCATCAGACTGTTCACACTGGAGAGAGGCCCCATAAATGTGCAGAAtgtgggaaaagctttttttcagCATCGGAACTTGTAATCCACCAGAGAacacatacaggagagaaaccgtttGAATGTGTGGAGTGTGGGAGATGCTTTTCCCAGAAACAGCACCTCTCCAGACATCAGAAGGTGCATACGGGAGAGAAACCCtacaaatgcatggaatgtgggaaaTGCTTTGCTGGCCTATCAGATCTTCGTGTACATGACAGGATACACACAGGAGTGAGGCCATATGAGTGTGAGCagtgtgggaaatgtttttctACTTCATCCCATCTTATTATTCAtaagagaatccacacaggagagaaaccatataaatgtttagACTGTGGGATGTCATTTAATATAGCAAAAACCCTTAAGGGTCACCAGAGAatacatacaggagagaaaccccacaaatgcttggagtgtgggaaatgtttttcAAGGAACGACAGCCTTGTGACccatcagagaacccacacaggagagaaaccctataaatgcttggagtgtgagAAATCATTTTCTCAGAAGTCATCCCTTGTGATccatcagagaacccacacaggagagaaacctcacaagtgcttggagtgtgggaaatgtttttctCAGTCAGCACATCTTCGCAGTCACCAGAAGGTCCACACAGGAGGAGACCTTCCCAATGTGTAG
- the LOC117042660 gene encoding zinc finger protein 345-like isoform X1 encodes MLENEGNVASLALPLPKTSLVPSAEQVEEPRPPQYQISDETGAAISDTSSAGNLRRKHFCPECGQCFAFRLALATHQRIHTGEKMQENSESEECLGQSLEIASHSKTPKSSEFGKVLAHQPIVLIQRNIHAGGDNSYRCLECGEGFSQLSDFVIHEAGHTREKPHKNGQSRNGFPERSQIRGHRKVHTGEKPHKCRVCGLCFSVRSKLVTHQRTHTGEKPYQCPECGKSFADKSVLVVHQRLHTGERPHKCLECGKCFPSKKSHKRHQKIHTGEKPYECRECGKCFHGKGDLLRHQAVHTGERPHKCGECGKSFSVPAQLAIHQRIHTGEKPYKCMECGKCFYQKQQLKMHEKIHSGEKPYKCPECGKSFAHKSGLVVHQRLHTGEKPYECWECGKCFPQNAQLWSHRLVHTGEKRYKCLECGKTFTCSSHLKIHQRTHTGERPHNCLECGKCFPSKGSLRRHQRIHTGEKPYECRECGKCFHEKAELLTHQTVHTGERPRKCAECGKSFISKSHLAIHQRIHTGEKPYKCMECGKCFSQKQHLQVHEKIHTGEKPYKCMECGKCFSHKSHLHVHQRIHTGVRPYECGECGKCFSVSSALTSHRRVHTGEKPHKCLDCGMSFTIAQSLRGHQRTHTGEKPYKCLECGECFSRKDTLVVHQRTHTGEKPYKCLECGKSFSQKLCLVTHQRIHTGEKPYKCLECGKCFFQSAHLHRHQKVHTGGKLPNV; translated from the exons ATGCTGGAGAATGAGGGGAACGTGGCCTCTCTGG CACTACCGCTTCCCAAGACTAGCCTTGTCCCAAGTGCAGAGCAAGTGGAAGAGCCCAGGCCACCACAATATCAGATCTCAGATGAAACAGGGGCTGCCATTTCGGACACCAGCTCAG CAGGTAACTTGAGGAGGAAACACTTTTGCCCAGAGTGTGGCCAATGCTTTGCCTTCAGATTGGCTCTTGCTacacaccagagaatccacacaggggagaagatGCAGGAAAACTCTGAGAGCGAAGAATGTTTAGGTCAGAGTTTGGAGATTGCGAGCCATTCGAAAACCCCTAAGTCTTCGGAGTTCGGGAAGGTTCTTGCTCATCAGCCCATCGTTCTGATCCAAAGGAACATCCATGCAGGAGGAGATAACTCATATCGCTGCTTGGAGTGTGGGGAAGGTTTCTCCCAACTCTCAGATTTTGTGATACATGAAGCAGGCCACACGAGAGAGAAGCCCCACAAAAATGGCCAGAGTAGGAACGGGTTCCCCGAGAGATCACAAATTCGTGGGCACCGTAAagtccacacaggagagaagccccaCAAATGCAGGGTGTGTGGGTTATGTTTTTCTGTTAGGTCTAAACTTGTTACCCATCAGCGAACCCACACTGGAGAAAAACCCTATCAATGCCCGGAGTGTGGGAAATCATTTGCTGACAAGTCAGTCCTTGTTGTCCATCAGAGACTCCACACAGGAGAAAGGCCCCATAAGTGCCTGGAGTGTGGAAAAtgtttcccctcaaaaaaaagtCACAAGCGACACCAGaaaatccacacaggagagaagccctaTGAATGTAGAGAGTGTGGGAAATGTTTTCATGGGAAAGGTGACCTTCTGAGACATCAGGCTGTTCACACTGGAGAAAGGCCTCATAAATGTGGAGAGTGTGGAAAAAGTTTTAGTGTACCAGCTCAACTTGCAATCCACCAGAGAATCCATACGGGAGAGAAACCCtacaaatgcatggaatgtgggaaaTGTTTTTACCAGAAACAACAGCTCAAGATGCATGAAAAAATCCACAgtggggagaagccctacaaatgCCCGGAGTGTGGGAAATCATTTGCTCACAAGTCAGGCCTTGTGGTCCATCAGAGgctccacacaggagagaagccctaTGAATGCTGGGAGTGTGGGAAATGTTTTCCTCAAAACGCACAGCTTTGGAGCCATCGTTTggttcacacaggggagaaacggtataaatgcttggaatgtggaaaaacgTTTACTTGCAGTTCCCACCTTAAAATccatcagagaacccacacaggagaAAGGCCCCATAACTGCCTGGAGTGTGGAAAATGTTTCCCCTCAAAAGGAAGTCTCAGGcgacaccagagaatccacacaggagagaagccctaTGAATGTAGAGAGTGTGGGAAATGTTTTCATGAGAAAGCTGAGCTTCTGACCCATCAGACTGTTCACACCGGGGAGAGGCCCCGTAAATGTgcagagtgtgggaaaagctttatTTCAAAATCACATCTTGCAATCCACCAGAGAATCCATACGGGAGAGAAACCCtacaaatgcatggaatgtggaaaatgCTTTTCCCAGAAACAACACCTCCAGGTGCATGAAAaaatccacactggggagaaaccctacaagtgcatggagtgtggaaaatgtTTTAGCCACAAATCACACCTTCATgtacaccagagaatccacacaggagtGCGGCCATATGAATGTGGAGagtgtgggaaatgtttttctGTTTCATCAGCCCTTACTAGTCATAGGAGAGTCCACACAGGAGAAAAGCCACATAAATGTTTAGACTGTGGAATGTCATTTACTATAGCACAAAGCCTTAGGGGGcaccagagaacccacacaggagagaaaccctataaatgcttggagtgtggagaaTGTTTTTCAAGGAAAGACACCCTTGTGGTccatcagagaacccacacaggagagaaaccctataaatgcttggagtgtgggaaaTCATTTTCTCAGAAGTTATGCCTTGTGACCCATCAGAggatccacacaggagagaaaccttacaagtgcttggagtgtgggaaatgtttttttcaGTCAGCACATCTTCACAGACACCAGAAAGTCCACACAGGAGGAAAGCTTCCCAATGTGTAG
- the LOC117042695 gene encoding gastrula zinc finger protein XlCGF26.1-like has protein sequence MGTLSLGSFEMKYGLIGPSLLDVGRSAREGMLENEGNVASLALPPPKTSLAPSAEQAEEPRPPQYQISDGTGAAISDTSSAGNLRRKHFCSECGQCFAFRLALARHQRIHRGGKIQESSESRECLGQNSELASHSETPESSEFRKVLAHQPIVLIQRNIHAGGDNSYRCLECGEGFSQLSDFVIHERGHTREKPHKHGQIRIGFPKRSQLHEHHKADTGEKPHKCRVCGLCFSVRSQLVNHQRTHTGEKPYKCQECGRSFAHKSGLVVHQRLHTGEKRYECWECGKCFPQNAQLWSHRLVHLGEKRYKCFECGKKFTRRPTLVRHQGTHTGERPHKCLECGKCFPTKGSLRRHQRIHTGEKPYECRECGKCFHEKAELLTHQTVHTGERPHKCVECGKSFISASQLAIHQRIHTGEKPYKCMECGKCFSQKQHLKVHEKIHTGEKPYKCMECGKCFSNKSHLHVHQRIHTGVRPYDCGECGKCFSTSSHLTIHRRVHTGEKPHKCLDCGMSFTIAQSLRGHQRTHTREKPHKCLECGKRFSRKDTLVVHQRTHTGEKPYKCPECGECFSRKDSLVTHHHQTTHTGETL, from the exons ATGGGAACTCTTTCACTTGGAAGCTTTGAAATGAAATACG GGTTGATAGGGCCCTCCCTGCTGGACGTTGGCCGAAGCGCAAGGGAGGGCATGCTGGAGAATGAGGGGAACGTGGCCTCTCTGG CACTGCCGCCTCCCAAGACAAGCCTCGCCCCCAGCGCAGAgcaagcggaggagcccaggccGCCACAATATCAGATCTCAGACGGAACAGGGGCAGCCATTTCGGACACCAGCTCAG CAGGTAACTTGAGAAGGAAACACTTCTGCTCAGAGTGTGGCCAATGCTTTGCCTTCAGATTGGCTCTTGCTAGACACCAGAGGATCCACAGAGGGGGGAAGATCCAGGAAAGCTCTGAGAGCAGGGAATGTTTGGGTCAGAATTCGGAGCTTGCAAGCCATTCGGAAACCCCTGAGTCTTCGGAGTTCAGGAAGGTTCTTGCTCATCAGCCCATCGTTCTGATCCAAAGGAACATCCATGCAGGAGGAGATAACTCATATCGCTGCTTGGAGTGTGGGGAAGGTTTCTCCCAACTCTCAGATTTTGTGATACATGAAAGAGGCCACACGAGAGAGAAGCCCCACAAACATGGCCAGATTAGGATCGGGTTCCCCAAGAGATCACAGCTTCATGAACACCATAAAGCcgacacaggagagaagccccaCAAATGCAGGGTGTGTGGGTTATGCTTTTCTGTTAGGTCACAACTTGTTAACCATCAGCGAACCCACACTGGGGAAAAACCCTACAAATGCCAGGAGTGTGGGAGATCATTTGCTCACAAGTCAGGCCTTGTGGTCCATCAGAGGctacacacaggagagaagcgcTATGAATGCTGGGAGTGTGGGAAATGTTTTCCTCAAAACGCACAGCTTTGGAGCCATCGGTTGGTTCACTTGGGGGAGAAACGGTataagtgctttgaatgtggaaaaaaGTTTACTCGGCGTCCCACACTTGTGCGCCATCAGGGAACCCACACAGGAGAAAGGCCCCATAAGTGTCTGGAGTGTGGAAAATGTTTCCCCACAAAAGGAAGTCTCAGGcgacaccagagaatccacacaggagagaagccctaTGAATGTAGAGAGTGTGGGAAATGTTTTCATGAGAAAGCTGAGCTTCTGACCCATCAGACTGTTCACACCGGGGAGAGGCCCCATAAATGTgtagagtgtgggaaaagctttatTTCAGCATCACAACTTGCAATCCACCAGAGAATCCATACGGGAGAGAAACCTtacaaatgcatggaatgtggaaaatgCTTTTCCCAGAAACAACACCTCAAGGTGCATGAAAaaatccacactggggagaaaccctacaaatgcatggagtgtggaaaatgtTTTAGCAACAAATCACACCTTCATGTACACCagagaattcacacaggagtGCGGCCATATGATTGTGGAGAGTGTGGAAAATGTTTTTCTACTTCATCACATCTTACTATTCATAGGAGAGTCCACACAGGAGAAAAGCCACATAAATGTTTAGACTGTGGAATGTCATTTACTATAGCACAAAGCCTTAGGGGGcaccagagaacccacacaagagAGAAACCCcacaaatgcttggagtgtgggaaaCGTTTTTCAAGGAAAGACACCCTTGTGGTccatcagagaacccacacaggagagaaaccctataagtgcCCGGAGTGTGGAGAATGTTTTTCAAGGAAAGACAGCCTTGTGACCCATCACCATCAGACAACCCACACaggagaaaccctataa